The following are from one region of the Phycisphaerales bacterium genome:
- a CDS encoding APC family permease, translated as MPAPEHDQSKPEGSGPKPGTLHRELKFRDALMFGVGGMLGAGIYAIIGEATADAGNLLWLSLSLAALVALCTAFTYAELVSMFPDAGGGYEYVSQAFGRTFAAWAATLLLGTGIIAAAAISIAFADYLGRLVDLNARVIIAGILVLVTAFNAWGAGESSWFNTVATIATVLGLLVVIGFGVPAVFGLGDGSEGGTDLLGPAPGGWIGVSAAAALAFFSFVGFEDLVKMAEEVEEPRKNLPRALIASTLIVTVIYALVAISAVSILDHESLAESKGPLSAVMREAWGPIGGVGITIIALFATSKTVLTNVMGNSRLLMDVARDHDKLSFLAYVAPKVHTPVAALGLTFVVTLAFALIGDLGLVASISNFCVFSAFIVVNAALIKLHVSRPELRKQQGFRVPLHVPLGAGRVSVLPCVSIVLLMALIAANVKNLLG; from the coding sequence GTGCCAGCGCCCGAGCATGACCAATCCAAGCCGGAGGGTTCAGGCCCCAAGCCCGGCACGCTGCACCGCGAGCTCAAGTTCCGCGATGCGCTCATGTTCGGCGTGGGCGGCATGCTCGGGGCGGGCATCTACGCCATCATCGGCGAGGCGACCGCCGACGCGGGCAACCTGCTTTGGCTCTCGCTCTCCCTGGCCGCGCTGGTTGCGTTGTGCACCGCGTTCACCTATGCCGAGTTGGTATCGATGTTCCCAGACGCGGGCGGGGGCTACGAGTACGTCTCGCAGGCCTTCGGCCGCACGTTCGCCGCGTGGGCGGCGACCCTCTTGTTGGGCACGGGCATCATCGCCGCGGCGGCGATCTCGATCGCGTTTGCCGACTACCTCGGCCGGTTGGTCGATCTCAACGCGCGTGTGATCATCGCGGGCATCCTGGTGCTGGTCACCGCCTTCAACGCGTGGGGTGCGGGCGAGTCCTCGTGGTTCAACACCGTCGCGACCATCGCGACCGTGCTGGGGCTGCTGGTGGTCATCGGCTTCGGCGTGCCGGCGGTGTTCGGCCTTGGCGATGGATCAGAGGGCGGCACGGACCTGCTCGGCCCCGCGCCCGGCGGCTGGATCGGCGTCTCGGCGGCCGCGGCGCTGGCGTTCTTCAGCTTCGTAGGCTTCGAGGACCTGGTCAAGATGGCCGAGGAGGTCGAAGAGCCGCGGAAGAACCTGCCGCGCGCCCTCATCGCCTCGACGCTCATCGTCACGGTCATCTACGCGCTGGTTGCGATCTCGGCGGTGAGCATCCTCGATCACGAGAGCCTGGCCGAGTCCAAGGGCCCGCTGTCTGCGGTCATGCGCGAGGCCTGGGGCCCCATCGGCGGCGTGGGCATCACCATCATCGCCCTGTTCGCCACCAGCAAGACGGTTCTGACCAACGTCATGGGCAACTCGCGGCTGCTGATGGACGTGGCGCGCGATCACGACAAGCTGAGCTTCCTGGCCTACGTGGCCCCCAAGGTGCACACGCCCGTGGCGGCCCTGGGGCTGACCTTCGTCGTGACCCTGGCCTTCGCCCTCATCGGCGACCTTGGGCTGGTCGCGTCCATCAGCAACTTCTGCGTCTTTTCGGCCTTCATCGTCGTCAATGCCGCCCTCATCAAGCTGCACGTGAGCCGGCCCGAGCTGCGCAAGCAGCAGGGCTTCCGCGTGCCCCTGCACGTGCCCCTGGGCGCCGGCCGCGTGTCGGTGCTGCCCTGCGTCTCGATCGTGCTGCTCATGGCGCTCATCGCGGCGAATGTCAAGAACCTGCTGGGATAG
- a CDS encoding putative DNA modification/repair radical SAM protein — protein MDLARKLAILADAAKYDASCASSGAKRSNGRLGKARGLGDTDGVGICHSYTPDGRCVSLLKLLLTNWCVYDCRFCVNRVTSDTPRARFTVDEVVFLTVEFYKRNYIEGLFLSSGIIQSPDYTMEQLAEVARRLRQDERFFGYVHLKAVPGASGELLEKAGRYADRMSANVELPTDADLKKLAPEKSMKTVDLTMSALRDRLIESKAERKKTRSAPRFMPAGQSTQMVVGASPANDRDILTTATRLYTGQNLKRVYYSAYSPFLGADGDLPAMTPPLIREHRLYQADWLVRFYGFDASELTMPDAPDLSLEHDPKLSWALRHPAFFPVDVNTAPRADLLRVPGFGTRTVGRIMKLRTRRRVREADLRAMRTPMNRAGPFIRVPGGEVIKKTPELLIERFKPSDRQMRLFTRRLAVDQLERPA, from the coding sequence ATGGATCTCGCACGGAAGCTGGCCATCCTCGCCGACGCGGCCAAGTACGACGCCTCGTGCGCCAGCAGCGGGGCCAAGCGCTCCAACGGCAGACTCGGCAAGGCCAGGGGCCTGGGCGACACCGACGGGGTGGGGATCTGCCACAGCTACACGCCCGATGGCCGGTGCGTGAGCCTGCTCAAGCTGCTCCTGACCAACTGGTGCGTCTACGACTGCCGCTTCTGCGTAAACCGGGTGACGAGCGACACGCCGAGGGCGCGGTTCACCGTCGACGAGGTCGTGTTCCTGACCGTCGAGTTCTACAAGCGGAACTACATCGAGGGGCTGTTCCTCAGCTCGGGCATCATCCAGAGCCCCGACTACACCATGGAGCAGCTCGCCGAGGTCGCCCGGCGGCTGCGGCAGGACGAGCGGTTCTTCGGCTACGTGCACCTCAAGGCCGTGCCGGGGGCGAGCGGGGAGCTGCTCGAGAAGGCCGGCCGCTACGCCGACCGCATGAGCGCGAACGTCGAGCTGCCCACCGACGCCGACCTCAAGAAGCTCGCCCCCGAGAAGAGCATGAAGACCGTCGACCTGACGATGAGCGCCCTGCGCGACCGGCTGATCGAGTCGAAGGCCGAGCGGAAGAAGACCCGCAGCGCGCCCCGCTTCATGCCCGCCGGCCAGAGCACGCAGATGGTGGTGGGGGCCTCGCCGGCCAACGACCGCGACATCCTGACCACCGCGACGAGGCTGTACACCGGGCAGAACCTCAAGCGCGTCTACTACTCGGCCTACAGCCCGTTCCTGGGCGCCGATGGCGACCTGCCGGCCATGACCCCGCCGCTCATCCGCGAGCACCGGCTGTACCAGGCCGACTGGCTCGTGCGCTTCTACGGCTTCGACGCCAGCGAGCTGACCATGCCCGACGCGCCCGACCTGAGCCTGGAGCACGACCCCAAGCTGTCGTGGGCCCTGCGCCACCCGGCCTTCTTCCCCGTCGACGTCAACACCGCGCCGCGGGCCGACCTGCTCCGCGTCCCGGGCTTCGGCACGCGGACGGTGGGGCGGATCATGAAGCTCCGCACGCGTCGCCGCGTGCGCGAGGCCGACCTGCGGGCGATGCGGACGCCGATGAACCGGGCGGGCCCCTTCATCCGCGTGCCCGGCGGCGAGGTCATCAAGAAAACGCCCGAGCTGCTGATCGAACGCTTCAAGCCCAGCGACCGGCAGATGCGGCTGTTCACCCGCCGCCTGGCGGTCGACCAGTTGGAGCGGCCGGCGTGA
- a CDS encoding GC-type dockerin domain-anchored protein: MHPVTRITSLASIAILMAPPALAQCDWQRVDSPNPGDYANSFADAHAADADGSPLYALLLADNTAAFGNPLDYLVYRRDAGDWVALPPPGRGSLDTIPQYFGIHVDEQDRVFIFGTEDFDEPSLQADPTITMYDGFWREPVTINLGIIFGLPTFQRGGEIHAMDTAPDGTMFAVGKATGHARTDDGNIPLFMINRGGEWVELVPETMDFPGALDPSTILTDVRAFAADDVWAVGAHGRNDDTGLDAGGLILHWNGSEITIVEDPRTGGEFEGFPLEKMDAMGPNNIIAVGGYVFDGTSAIAHYDGTEWTRVDSPVDDTFLDVAFDEDGTAWATPFAAHPEIAFFDGSSWSARPAPRPEDFLNTLATDGDGAVWLLGQDTDFDSASLVLDCDACPADFNGDGDLDVFDFLAFQNAFDAGDPSADLTGDGVLDIFDFLAFQNAFDAGCE, translated from the coding sequence ATGCATCCCGTCACCCGTATCACCTCGCTTGCTTCCATAGCCATTCTGATGGCCCCGCCCGCCCTGGCCCAGTGCGACTGGCAGCGCGTCGATTCGCCAAACCCAGGCGACTACGCCAACAGCTTCGCCGACGCCCACGCCGCCGACGCCGACGGCAGCCCGCTCTACGCGCTGCTGCTGGCCGACAACACCGCCGCCTTCGGCAACCCGCTGGACTACCTGGTCTACCGCCGCGACGCGGGCGACTGGGTCGCCCTCCCGCCGCCGGGCCGCGGCTCGCTGGACACCATCCCCCAGTACTTCGGCATCCACGTGGATGAGCAGGACCGCGTGTTCATCTTCGGCACCGAAGACTTCGACGAGCCCTCGCTCCAAGCCGACCCGACCATCACCATGTACGACGGGTTCTGGCGCGAGCCGGTGACGATCAACCTGGGCATCATCTTCGGCCTCCCCACGTTCCAGCGGGGCGGGGAGATCCACGCGATGGACACCGCCCCCGACGGCACGATGTTCGCCGTGGGCAAGGCGACCGGCCACGCCCGCACCGATGACGGCAACATCCCGCTGTTCATGATCAACCGCGGGGGCGAATGGGTCGAGCTGGTCCCCGAGACGATGGACTTCCCCGGCGCCCTGGACCCCAGCACCATCCTGACCGACGTGCGTGCCTTCGCGGCCGACGACGTGTGGGCGGTGGGGGCGCACGGACGCAACGACGACACGGGGCTCGACGCCGGCGGCCTCATCCTGCACTGGAATGGCTCGGAGATCACCATCGTCGAGGACCCGCGCACCGGCGGCGAATTCGAGGGCTTCCCGCTCGAGAAGATGGACGCGATGGGCCCCAACAACATCATCGCCGTGGGCGGGTACGTGTTCGACGGCACGAGCGCCATCGCCCACTACGACGGCACCGAATGGACGCGGGTCGATAGCCCGGTCGACGACACCTTCCTGGACGTCGCCTTCGACGAGGACGGCACGGCCTGGGCCACGCCCTTCGCCGCACACCCCGAGATCGCGTTCTTCGATGGCTCGAGTTGGTCCGCCCGGCCCGCCCCGCGGCCCGAGGACTTCCTCAACACGCTGGCCACCGACGGCGATGGGGCGGTCTGGCTGCTGGGCCAGGATACGGATTTCGACTCGGCCAGCCTCGTGCTCGACTGCGACGCGTGCCCGGCGGACTTCAACGGCGACGGCGACCTGGACGTCTTCGACTTCCTGGCCTTCCAGAACGCCTTCGACGCGGGCGACCCCAGCGCCGACCTGACCGGCGACGGCGTGCTGGATATCTTCGACTTCCTGGCGTTCCAGAACGCCTTCGACGCGGGCTGCGAGTAA